One genomic window of Gracilinema caldarium DSM 7334 includes the following:
- a CDS encoding GH36-type glycosyl hydrolase domain-containing protein: MQYGYFDDERREYVITRPDIPVSWTNYLGVQDLCAVISHNAGGYLFYKNAQYHRITRFRPNGVPLDRPGHYVYIRDDDTGEYWTISWQPVGKDISVARYQVRHGLSYSVFSCDYQDIRAQQTLFIPLDDPVELWDVVLENTGSKVRNLSVFSYCEFSFNHIDIDNQNFQMSLYCSGSSYHEGIIEIDQHYNPDGFHFFTSSVEADGFDAVRDSFIGPYRTETNPLAVERGVCSGSTELGGNHCGVLYKRLQLSGGASARLVFLLGDGNRQTGAALRKKYSNVSVVDQAFQALQAYWNEKCNAFQCRTPHQGMNTMLNTWNLYQAETNVVWSRFASFIEVGGRTGLGYRDTAQDAMCVPHSNPGKVRQRLIELLRGQVQAGYGLHLFDPDWFDPEKPRGAGFKSPTVVPTPNLKDVIHGLDDTCSDDHLWLIPSICEYVKETGDLDFFDQVVSFADGGSATVYDHMKRALDFSAAQVGQSGICKGLRADWNDCLNLGGGESALVSFLHYWAMGAFIEAAEYLGRDEDVQTYKALAERVKAACEKELWDGQWYIRGITAQGKKIGTQKDREGKVHLESNTWAVISGVASPERACSAMDAVDRYLYSPWGLHLNAPSYTTPDDSIGFITRVYQGVKENGAIFSHPNPWAWVAECKLGRADRAMKFYDSLLPYNQNDKIEIRQAEPYSYCQFIMGRDHTAHGRARHPWLTGSAGWAYFAATHWILGVRPGFAGLIIDPCIPSDWKEFSILRRWRGATFRITVQNPQGVMKGVVKILLNGEEISRVIPPQQPGSSHAVVVIMG; the protein is encoded by the coding sequence ATGCAATACGGATATTTTGATGATGAACGTCGTGAATATGTTATTACCCGGCCGGATATTCCCGTTTCCTGGACAAATTATCTTGGGGTACAAGACCTTTGTGCGGTGATATCCCATAATGCAGGGGGGTATCTTTTTTATAAAAACGCCCAGTATCATCGTATCACCCGGTTCCGTCCCAATGGGGTACCCCTGGACCGGCCAGGTCACTACGTCTATATCAGAGACGATGATACGGGGGAGTACTGGACCATTTCATGGCAGCCTGTGGGGAAAGATATCTCTGTTGCGCGATACCAGGTTCGTCATGGGCTTTCCTATTCAGTTTTTTCCTGTGATTACCAGGATATACGGGCTCAGCAGACCCTTTTTATCCCCCTCGATGATCCCGTTGAGCTTTGGGATGTGGTGCTCGAAAATACGGGATCCAAGGTCCGCAACCTGAGTGTTTTTTCCTACTGTGAATTCTCTTTTAATCATATTGATATTGATAACCAGAATTTCCAGATGAGTCTATACTGCAGTGGTTCAAGCTATCATGAGGGTATCATCGAGATTGACCAGCATTATAATCCGGATGGATTTCACTTTTTTACCAGTTCTGTAGAAGCAGATGGTTTCGATGCGGTTCGGGATTCCTTTATTGGTCCATACCGGACGGAAACGAATCCTCTGGCTGTAGAACGGGGTGTATGCAGCGGGAGTACCGAGCTTGGGGGAAACCATTGTGGAGTATTGTATAAACGGCTGCAGTTGAGCGGAGGAGCGTCGGCCCGGCTTGTATTCTTATTAGGTGATGGAAACCGACAAACGGGTGCGGCACTGAGAAAGAAATACTCGAATGTATCGGTAGTTGACCAGGCTTTCCAGGCTCTGCAAGCCTATTGGAACGAAAAGTGCAATGCCTTTCAGTGCAGGACCCCCCATCAGGGGATGAATACGATGCTTAATACCTGGAACCTGTACCAAGCTGAAACCAATGTGGTGTGGTCCCGTTTTGCTTCCTTTATCGAAGTTGGTGGCAGAACAGGATTGGGATACCGTGATACAGCCCAGGATGCCATGTGTGTACCCCATTCCAATCCCGGAAAAGTCCGTCAGCGTCTGATTGAACTGCTCCGGGGCCAGGTTCAGGCTGGCTATGGGCTCCATCTGTTTGATCCCGACTGGTTCGATCCAGAAAAGCCCCGTGGGGCAGGTTTTAAGTCTCCTACAGTTGTGCCCACACCAAATCTAAAGGATGTTATCCATGGCCTGGACGATACCTGTTCCGATGATCACCTGTGGCTTATTCCATCAATATGTGAATATGTAAAAGAGACAGGGGATCTGGACTTTTTTGACCAAGTGGTCAGTTTTGCTGACGGAGGATCGGCTACGGTCTACGACCATATGAAACGGGCTCTGGATTTTTCTGCGGCTCAGGTTGGACAAAGTGGTATCTGCAAGGGGCTCAGGGCGGACTGGAACGATTGTTTGAACCTGGGTGGCGGCGAGAGTGCTCTTGTTTCGTTCCTTCATTACTGGGCGATGGGTGCATTTATCGAAGCGGCAGAATATCTGGGACGTGATGAGGATGTTCAGACCTATAAAGCCCTTGCGGAACGGGTTAAAGCGGCATGCGAAAAAGAGCTTTGGGATGGTCAGTGGTACATCCGTGGTATCACCGCCCAGGGGAAAAAGATCGGTACCCAGAAAGATAGGGAAGGGAAGGTCCATCTGGAATCGAATACCTGGGCAGTTATTTCCGGTGTTGCCTCGCCCGAGCGGGCCTGTTCTGCCATGGATGCGGTGGACCGGTACCTTTATTCACCATGGGGGCTCCATCTGAATGCGCCAAGCTACACAACTCCCGATGACAGTATTGGTTTTATAACCCGGGTATATCAGGGTGTTAAAGAAAATGGTGCAATTTTCAGTCATCCCAACCCCTGGGCCTGGGTTGCGGAATGCAAACTGGGTAGGGCCGACCGGGCGATGAAATTTTACGATTCTCTTCTGCCCTACAATCAAAATGATAAGATTGAAATTCGGCAGGCTGAGCCCTATTCCTATTGCCAGTTTATCATGGGGCGGGACCACACAGCCCATGGTAGGGCTCGGCACCCCTGGCTTACCGGAAGTGCAGGCTGGGCCTATTTTGCGGCGACCCACTGGATTTTGGGGGTTCGTCCTGGGTTTGCAGGCCTTATTATCGATCCCTGTATTCCCTCGGACTGGAAAGAATTTTCGATACTACGCCGATGGCGAGGTGCCACATTCCGAATTACCGTACAGAACCCTCAGGGTGTTATGAAGGGCGTTGTAAAAATATTGTTGAATGGAGAAGAGATAAGCAGGGTTATCCCGCCACAACAGCCAGGAAGTTCCCACGCGGTAGTTGTTATTATGGGTTAA
- a CDS encoding TIGR02206 family membrane protein, translating into MRQVVITSTILLTVLIILLDIRGLVGMWKPFGLQVHTPPTDYILPLEIPLGGLAWARDGAVSIRALLINADTGELVANQLIQRDKVIYRGQVLYELASFRSHITAPVSGTYILRMELYDCFENCRAVLDQFLTVSTQAPLTEFRMFSLSHWTALAVVLICAILVFFIGRSHRLSPKRKNWIGFAMYLMMLINEAIYHIYWQAIGAWSVSTALMLHMCGLSILLLPWVFIMKPGKSGRLLFEILYFWGVGGALQALFTPDIGLLGFPSYKYFSFFISHGLIILITVYASVTLSYKITYKSFIRALILSNGVIVVVYFINHWLVYLPPYEVGNYFVLSYPPVTGSIVDLFVELFGPSPWYFMGFEIMALIVFGMLVLPWYIAKVKT; encoded by the coding sequence ATGAGGCAGGTGGTAATTACAAGCACGATCCTACTAACAGTTCTGATTATCCTTCTTGATATCCGGGGCCTTGTTGGCATGTGGAAACCCTTTGGGCTTCAGGTACATACCCCACCTACCGATTATATTCTACCTCTGGAAATCCCTCTAGGTGGGTTAGCCTGGGCTAGGGATGGGGCTGTTTCGATACGGGCTTTGCTCATCAATGCAGATACGGGTGAACTTGTTGCGAACCAGCTGATTCAACGAGATAAGGTTATATACAGGGGCCAGGTTCTTTATGAACTTGCTAGTTTTCGATCCCATATTACCGCCCCTGTTTCAGGGACCTATATATTGCGGATGGAATTGTATGACTGTTTTGAAAACTGTCGTGCGGTACTGGACCAGTTCCTTACTGTTTCAACTCAGGCGCCTCTCACAGAATTCCGCATGTTTTCCTTATCTCATTGGACCGCTCTTGCGGTGGTCCTTATATGTGCCATCCTGGTGTTTTTTATTGGCCGTTCACATCGATTAAGTCCAAAGCGTAAAAACTGGATCGGTTTTGCTATGTATCTCATGATGTTGATCAATGAAGCGATTTATCATATCTATTGGCAGGCAATCGGTGCATGGTCAGTGAGTACCGCCCTGATGCTTCACATGTGTGGGCTTTCAATTCTGTTATTGCCCTGGGTTTTTATTATGAAACCAGGCAAGTCTGGGCGTCTTCTCTTTGAAATCCTATACTTCTGGGGGGTAGGGGGTGCCTTACAAGCCCTGTTTACACCCGATATTGGTCTTTTGGGTTTTCCTTCTTATAAATATTTTTCGTTTTTTATTTCTCATGGTCTCATAATTCTTATAACTGTTTATGCTTCCGTAACCCTTTCCTATAAAATTACGTATAAATCCTTTATTCGGGCTCTTATTTTATCTAATGGTGTGATTGTGGTTGTCTATTTTATAAATCATTGGCTTGTCTATCTTCCACCTTATGAGGTTGGCAATTATTTTGTGCTCAGTTATCCTCCGGTCACAGGTTCTATAGTGGATCTTTTTGTTGAACTCTTTGGGCCATCCCCCTGGTATTTTATGGGTTTTGAAATCATGGCCCTTATTGTGTTTGGTATGTTGGTACTTCCCTGGTATATAGCTAAGGTGAAAACATGA
- a CDS encoding cyclic nucleotide-binding domain-containing protein has product MNMIPYNHWLRSLWNLLMLFVILLFLLVISYRQIFDLFQPDAAYWIFVGLFIVDIILNFFTTIKRGHIRMEKPFEVRRFYVRTSFWLDCVAALPVEGLFFWLWGPLGSQDSFVSALYLLALSITLVKLLKAGSIFKYLQESLGIMPAARRLLLFAYWLVVVVHLIALGWVWIGAVESGRPSLDRYLRALYWATTTIATIGYGDYTPDHNNNLQIIYTVIIELFGVGMFSYVIANVSSLVANLDVAKSAYRRHLDEVNAFLHAQRIPLHLQERVRDYYSYLWEQQRGVSTMQVLQEFPRSLSQEILLYLNRDVLERVELFCGADELFIREAMQLLKSEVFLPGEYIIHQGEIGDCMYFLTSGTVQVLVDGKEITRLGPGSPFGETALVEQGHRNASVVSIDYSTGYRLSKSDFEGLRQKYPEFDAHIQKVVAGRKKN; this is encoded by the coding sequence ATGAATATGATACCCTATAATCATTGGCTGCGTTCTCTATGGAATTTGCTTATGCTTTTTGTCATTCTCCTGTTTCTCCTGGTCATCTCATACCGGCAGATCTTTGATCTTTTTCAGCCTGATGCTGCCTATTGGATATTTGTTGGTTTATTTATTGTTGATATCATTCTTAATTTTTTTACGACCATAAAGCGGGGGCATATACGTATGGAAAAGCCCTTTGAAGTTCGTCGTTTTTATGTACGAACTTCCTTTTGGCTCGATTGTGTTGCCGCCTTGCCTGTCGAAGGGTTATTCTTTTGGCTTTGGGGTCCTCTGGGCTCTCAGGATTCATTTGTATCAGCCCTTTATTTGCTGGCACTTTCGATTACTTTGGTTAAATTATTAAAAGCAGGCAGTATTTTTAAATATCTTCAAGAATCTCTTGGGATAATGCCCGCAGCCCGGAGGCTTCTCCTCTTTGCCTATTGGTTAGTCGTAGTGGTACATCTCATTGCTTTGGGATGGGTATGGATTGGAGCTGTGGAATCGGGAAGGCCCTCTTTGGACCGTTATTTACGGGCTTTGTATTGGGCTACAACAACCATTGCCACTATTGGCTATGGAGATTATACACCGGACCATAATAATAATTTACAAATTATATATACGGTTATTATAGAACTATTTGGTGTTGGCATGTTTTCTTATGTCATTGCCAATGTATCGAGTTTGGTTGCTAACCTCGATGTGGCTAAAAGTGCCTATCGGCGCCATCTTGATGAGGTGAATGCCTTTCTTCATGCTCAGCGGATACCTTTACATCTTCAGGAGCGGGTGAGGGATTATTATTCATATCTGTGGGAACAGCAGCGTGGTGTCAGTACTATGCAGGTTCTGCAGGAGTTTCCCCGCAGTCTAAGCCAGGAAATACTACTTTATTTGAACCGGGACGTATTAGAACGGGTTGAGTTGTTCTGTGGTGCAGATGAGCTTTTTATAAGGGAAGCCATGCAACTTCTAAAAAGTGAAGTCTTTTTACCTGGAGAATATATAATACATCAGGGTGAAATTGGAGACTGCATGTATTTTTTAACCAGTGGTACTGTACAGGTTCTCGTAGATGGAAAAGAAATTACCCGTCTTGGTCCTGGCTCTCCCTTTGGAGAAACGGCTCTTGTTGAACAAGGACACAGAAATGCCAGCGTTGTCTCTATTGATTACAGTACGGGTTACCGGCTCTCGAAATCAGATTTCGAAGGATTGAGACAGAAATATCCTGAATTCGATGCGCATATCCAAAAGGTTGTTGCAGGTCGTAAAAAGAATTAG
- a CDS encoding AMP-dependent synthetase/ligase: METMPMELEQTLPLLIKARAESMPQINIQYAKDESGQFIPKTYETFFKEVQIIAAGLLELGEQRGSHIGLISDNRQEWLVTDIAVLSIGAADVPRGCDSTDKEIAYILGFSECTLSFAENPKQVEKILSQKAQMPLLKTLVVYDKIDEALKNKASSCGVQLLHFFELHELGKKRLGKNPDEILREIDKGQRDDLATIIFTSGTTGEPKGVMLSHGNFLHQLPSLPLIADLKPGDVWLSVLPVWHSFERIMQYVAPCYYNGIAYSKPVGSIMLADFKAVRPQWMASVPRIWESVRDGIYRNIRQHGGIKKILFTFFVSVGTAHAYMRNMTLGLLPNFHRRMRALDTVLGCIPWMLLTPLKALGNVLVFNKLKALLGGRFKAGISGGGALPSQVDKFFSAVGITLLEGYGLTETAPVIACRRMNNARPGCVGQIILNTEVKIVDEKGNSLPPGHQGLIMVRGGQVMKGYYKKPDLTAKVLAPDGWFNTGDLGMLTYDNEIKITGRAKDTIVLRGGENVEPAPIEAKINESEWISQCMVVGQDQKYLAALIVPKQDALMAFAQENNIPIVDYETLLQQPEINELIANDVADLVGPHTGFKPFERVFKFKLLSKPFEVGRELSHKQEIMRHRVIELYKKEISELFE, from the coding sequence ATGGAGACTATGCCAATGGAGCTTGAACAAACCTTACCGCTCTTGATTAAAGCAAGAGCAGAGTCAATGCCTCAGATTAACATCCAATATGCAAAGGATGAATCAGGGCAATTTATACCAAAAACCTATGAAACCTTTTTTAAGGAAGTTCAGATTATTGCTGCTGGCCTCTTAGAACTTGGAGAACAACGGGGTTCTCATATTGGGCTTATTTCCGATAACCGTCAGGAATGGTTGGTGACCGATATCGCTGTTCTTTCTATTGGTGCCGCTGATGTTCCCCGGGGGTGTGATTCTACAGATAAAGAGATCGCTTATATTCTTGGCTTTTCTGAATGTACTCTTTCATTCGCTGAAAATCCCAAACAGGTAGAAAAGATCCTTTCCCAGAAGGCCCAGATGCCTCTTTTAAAAACGCTGGTTGTATATGACAAGATTGATGAGGCTCTTAAAAATAAAGCTTCTTCCTGTGGAGTTCAACTGCTTCATTTTTTTGAACTTCATGAACTTGGTAAAAAGCGGCTGGGAAAAAATCCTGATGAAATCTTGCGTGAAATAGATAAGGGGCAGCGGGATGATCTGGCTACCATCATTTTTACCTCCGGCACAACAGGCGAACCCAAGGGTGTTATGCTGAGTCATGGAAACTTTCTACATCAATTACCGAGCTTACCGCTCATCGCTGACCTGAAGCCTGGCGATGTATGGCTTTCCGTTCTGCCCGTTTGGCATAGCTTTGAACGGATCATGCAGTATGTTGCACCCTGTTATTATAACGGTATTGCCTATTCAAAACCTGTTGGTTCTATCATGCTGGCAGATTTTAAGGCGGTACGCCCCCAATGGATGGCTAGTGTGCCACGAATCTGGGAATCGGTCCGGGATGGGATTTACCGTAATATCCGTCAACATGGGGGGATCAAGAAAATCCTTTTTACCTTCTTCGTTTCTGTCGGTACCGCCCATGCGTATATGCGAAACATGACACTGGGTTTATTACCCAATTTTCATAGACGGATGAGAGCCCTTGATACGGTTTTAGGATGTATACCCTGGATGCTTTTAACGCCTTTAAAGGCTTTAGGCAATGTACTGGTATTTAACAAGCTCAAAGCTCTCTTAGGTGGCCGCTTTAAGGCTGGCATTTCTGGCGGCGGGGCTCTGCCGTCACAGGTAGACAAGTTCTTTAGTGCTGTGGGCATTACTCTTTTGGAAGGTTATGGTCTTACCGAAACAGCTCCGGTTATTGCCTGTCGTAGAATGAATAATGCAAGGCCCGGTTGTGTCGGTCAGATTATTCTCAACACAGAAGTAAAAATAGTAGATGAAAAGGGTAATAGCCTTCCTCCGGGACATCAGGGGCTTATTATGGTCCGGGGCGGGCAGGTTATGAAGGGGTACTATAAAAAGCCAGACTTGACGGCGAAGGTGCTTGCTCCTGACGGCTGGTTCAACACTGGGGATCTGGGCATGCTTACCTATGATAATGAAATAAAAATAACGGGACGTGCCAAGGATACCATCGTATTACGGGGTGGTGAAAATGTAGAACCCGCACCAATTGAAGCGAAAATAAATGAAAGTGAGTGGATATCCCAGTGTATGGTAGTTGGTCAGGATCAAAAATATCTTGCAGCGCTGATCGTGCCGAAACAGGATGCCCTCATGGCTTTTGCCCAGGAAAACAATATTCCGATAGTGGACTATGAAACCCTGCTTCAACAGCCGGAAATTAATGAGCTTATTGCCAATGATGTGGCGGATCTTGTGGGTCCCCACACCGGATTTAAACCCTTTGAACGTGTGTTTAAGTTTAAATTGCTTTCTAAACCGTTCGAAGTAGGCCGAGAATTATCCCATAAGCAAGAAATTATGAGGCATCGGGTGATAGAACTCTATAAAAAGGAGATTTCTGAGCTCTTTGAATAA
- a CDS encoding response regulator yields METVKSTSKPFVVIVDDIQENVRILHHALREQPYSFAIAYSGNELLRILETYPVTLILLDVMLPDIDGFTLAKQILADERYKEIPIIFVTARAEQEDKLRGFEAGGVDYVSKPFDSREILQRVRTHVNLRLAMEEQKRLNRELQEALDRVKKLEGIIPICSSCKKIRSDEGYWTQVEQYISEHTGVMFSHSLCPDCASKLFPKDVLDESST; encoded by the coding sequence ATGGAAACAGTAAAGTCTACCTCAAAGCCATTCGTTGTTATCGTTGATGATATACAGGAAAATGTACGGATCCTTCATCATGCCCTGAGGGAACAACCCTATTCTTTTGCCATTGCTTATTCCGGAAACGAACTGTTGCGCATTCTTGAAACCTATCCCGTTACACTGATTCTTCTCGATGTTATGTTACCAGACATAGATGGATTCACTCTGGCAAAACAAATTCTTGCTGATGAACGGTATAAAGAAATTCCCATTATTTTTGTAACTGCCCGGGCAGAACAGGAAGACAAATTACGGGGGTTTGAAGCCGGTGGGGTTGATTATGTGTCAAAACCCTTTGACAGCCGTGAAATTCTGCAGCGGGTCCGAACACATGTTAATTTGCGTCTTGCAATGGAAGAACAGAAACGGCTTAACCGGGAATTGCAAGAAGCGTTGGACCGGGTAAAAAAGCTTGAAGGAATTATCCCTATTTGTTCAAGCTGTAAAAAAATACGAAGTGATGAAGGGTATTGGACCCAGGTTGAACAGTATATTTCCGAGCATACTGGTGTCATGTTTTCCCATAGCTTGTGTCCCGACTGTGCATCCAAGTTGTTTCCCAAGGATGTTTTAGATGAATCATCAACGTAG